The region GAATGTTTATCATTGCTGTGTTTCATTACTCTTCACCCCAAATGGGAAACCCTTGTAATTATGATCCTGACCCTGATACCGAACTATTTCACAATCatgtaataattaaaagtaacACAAATACATTAAATATCACTGCACAATACCTttttattattgcaaaaacTGCGTCCCTACACAATTTCAACGATTGTCAGTGAAGTTTCAGTGAAGCCAATTGCATGTTGGAATTCTTGCCATATACCTCAGTAAGCAGCTTATGCCGAGTGCCTCTCAAAcatattacaattttaaagccagttattatttattgaaaaaaaaacatatctactgataaaaatacaaataaaatggcgATATGGTttgcaacctatcacgtgagtacaaatgtgctgctaaaagtgggtggctcgcttgtgagctaCTACTCCttcagggattacagtcgtgagtgcataaaaaatacaactaaCGAGATAACACTTAAACACCGCGTTAAAACTGATCCGTCCGTTTCTAAGATACGTTGATAGACGCATAAACAATGACAAGTATCTAGCTTATAATGGCTCAATTTTTTTCAATCGATATAAATACAGGTTGAATTCATGCAGGTTTTGACATCAATACAATATTTGAGTCAGAAATAAGTCGCGTTCTCGGCTGAGTAGGCCGCGTCAAAGTGAATCGACCATGCGAGGAAAAAGACAAATATATTTCCAACTATATTTTAGCGTTTCTATTTGAATGGTTGGATCGCACAGTTTATTTCGAGTTGCTGAAATTTAATCAGAATAGGATTAAATGGAGCTTCCTGTGTTTGACAGGTGTAGTGAGTGAGTGAAGGTTTCAGACTGCTTCGGTTGATGTGAAATGTATACGAAGTTACAAGCGTTGGAAAACAGTATTTTAATCCAAAAGGAAGTCAACATATTCGATATTTATGTGCTACAACTTTACTACAAAGACTACTTAAATACAAAGATGAACAAAAAACTCTTCCACTTTTACTGGTCGCTAATAGCGTAACTGTTTAATATTCTGAACCCTCCAACAACACTTACCGTAGAGCATTCTGTGGTATTGTAGGGAGATTTCAAAaaagtacaatacaataaattgcAGCAATTTTGAAAGCATACATTTTTAGTACAGTCGAAATGCaaaattattcataaatagATTCATAAATCGAAACACAAGAGTATGTTTATTGTTTGTGTCAAAGTCCTATCTTGTTGGCGCTTTGCAAGCCTTTTGTAAACTGATAGTTAGTTCTATGAATTCGGGGTCGATCTATGTTATTTGTCAGACGCAATGTTTTCTCCACAGACCTGTATTTGAATAGACAACGCTTGTCTCATTCCTTGTATAGAAACCAAGCgtgccattatttttatacctactgtcacGTCAGTCACGTCACTTGAACGATTTAGTTTAGGAACGTCCCTAATGACACTGCGCTAAAGGAAGATAATTTCACTCCCTTTTTACACGCGAAGTACATGCACTTGCGTTGTCTACTCAAATACAGGTCTGTGGTTTTCTCAATACTAATAATAGGTATTCCAGGTTCCAGGATCCCATCCAGCACTAGTGTCGTGATACATTAACCgaataaattatattgttcTGTACCGCAATGTCATGAATTACTCACACTATTCATAATCACATAGATTTTCTAAATACAATATCTGGATTAGGCACCACAAGCAAAGGCTGCGGTACAGTGGAGGACTCATTTATCGTTTCACTTTGCAATCAAGTTTATATTCGTAGGGTAGAAAAGCCCAAGGAGTGTTAGGGCTCTGCCAGTCTGTCGTACCTCTCCCCCGTTCTCTTCTATTGAACAACTGCGAGTGTGTAGGAGACGTTTTTATGACGCGACATCGTATCGTGTTTATGCGTGGCAGCCCTTACACTGGTGATGTCTTCCACTATACTGTACGAAGGTGATTTTCGGGAGAAAACCCTAGCACGTGACTGAAACGGGCGTCGGAGTTCGGAGCTCATAACTGTTTATAGCGAAAGAAAATATCAGCAGAAATCTCTGCCTAAATTGTTATTTGGTCCAGCGAGTTCGGGGTCACGTCTGACCTTAGATTACGTCGGGTTCGCGTCGCGTATTGATAGTGTTTAGCTTACAATATTTCGGATTAGGGATAAacgaaaatgtttatttttgtaaaaagtaATTGGCTGAGCTGGCAGTATACtgcattttttcataataGTCATAAAATGACAACAATCTTGgggtgtatttttatttgaatttgttttaaaactagGTATAAAACATAAGCTTGCTTGCATTGTTCCTGAATTAAATACTTGCTATAAAAAATGGTTTGTATATTCAACATTTGTATAGTAATATTTGGATTAAACACAGTAAGATTGTTTACCCTCTATGAAAAGTATGTAAAAATCCACTTTAGTTACTACGTAAGTTCTGCTTAACTTGCCGTTCTCTGTTTAGAAACGGGGCGCCATATTCCCATAGCGGTGCGGTGTCCGCGCCCTGCACTCTCTCATCCATTTGTCACTGAGACTGCAACATCCATCTACCGAGGAACTTGAAGGGAATGCGACGCGTCTAATGGTTCATAAAACTTGAAGATGTGTTCAACTGTACTAAGTAATGGCGAACAAAAAGGTTGCGTTAATAATCATATGTCACTGAAATAGTTAAGACTTCGGTCAGTAGGGATATTAATTTCAGCATTGGTTtcattctatttttttaaatcttttgtACGGGACCTACCCGTATGGTCGGTTAAGAATACTGGAaattttggtttcaaataaaatacgtatACACCTACCTAATTAGTAGGTAGATAAATTTAATAGGCTGTGTATTGGCAAGATATAACGATAATatcacgttttttttttattcatagacTACATAGTTTTTAGATGTGTTATTTTACCGAAGATAAATCTGTGCAGTCACCAAAGTTCTCTTGTACGGACAAAGGAAATACTAAcatttcatcatcagccaataatcatccactgctggacataggcctctcccaaggagcgccacaacgctcggtcctctgccttcctcatccaactactacccgccacccgcctaaggtcgtcagtccagcgggcaggagggcgtcccacgctgcgtttgcctgttcgtggtctccactcggaaactcgtctaccccaacggttatcggttcttcggcagatatgaccagcccactgccacttcagcttgcatattttgacagctatgtcggtccttagtcctctgacggataacctcacaTTTGCGTGTACGTTTTCCCCGAAATGTATTCGTCATTTCCCATTACTACCGAAACCCTTTGCCGTTACGAAGTGTAAAGAAATctcgttttaattaaaactaacgcaaataataaaaaacagcaATGTTGGTGCGCTCCGCACCGAAGCAATTTGAACTGTAATTGTCGTTTTCATAAGGTTTCATTtcgaataataatagttttccATTATGCATATTGCACTTTCAGATTCATTGGAAAACCACCCACTTATTACACAATttgccccaatttttttaagcgttttatgttataaatggGTGAATGGGTGAGTGAACACAGTGTGAATGTCCAAGCAATGAAATggattgttttttattaagtatctaCTTCCCATTAACTTTCGAAACATCCTCTCAAAACAGCTATTCCCAAAATACCAGTTGACCATGCGTTTTCACTTATCGGgagcattataaatttacacaTTGTGCAATGTTTCTCGGACACCACACCAAGTTATCCTAcggataatattttatgttataaaaataactctaACGAAGCAATATAACAACAATACATcggtaaaattatgaattccCCAACTGCCCCAGAAACATGAGTTTCGAATACGTtgtacatacaaaaaaaaacattaaatcaCGTTTGTATTCTATTAACAATACCAGGAACTTCCATAAAATAACATGAGACTACAATAAAGACTTTAATATCATGAAAAAATGAACAAGAAAAAACCtcataactaaaaataaaagaactcCCGGAAAGACTGAAGGCGTGCTTAGTTTCaatgaaaaatgaaataattcaAGTTAATGAATGGTGAAGGTAATTTACCCAACAATATAGGAACTAATGCGGTAGTCGTGGGTTTaatacatgaaataaaatgtaggtagacAAGATAAACCACAAGTTAGTGAGTCGGTGACGAAAACTAGACCTAGGGTTTATCAACATGGTGAAGAGATTGTTCAGGTAGTCGCTGACTAGTCAGAGTGCGATTgtccttttaaaataataaggaACAAATGATACAACAAGAGTCTCCTTCCGTGTACCTTCAAAGTAAACTGGGAAACTGTATAGGTAGGTCAATAATCTCGTTGCCACTGTTGCCAGTAATTTATTGGCATTAATGAAACTGAACCAGCTAACCCTTTAACCACGGTCACAGAAAGAGCTAGTTTCGTTGTATCGTGAGTTTTAtctttagtaaaatattaagtcaggaaaattaaaataaaatttatatgcCAACCGACCTCACTAGGTGTACAACATCATTGCCAGAAGATATAAAATGTGTGTAACATAACACTGCTTTTAGCGGAATGATAACGGCCGGCGGGAATTTACTCTGAAAACTGCAGCGAAACGGAGGGCGTCCCAGTTTTGTTCTTAGCTTCGACTGTAAGAGGATTATCCCTCAGGAATTGTGAGGAAAATTTCAGTTTTTCATTAATGTTATGCGTCACTGGGCAGGCAGTGCTGCGGAAAAGTGggattaagtataaaaaacaaTCACGAATCTGTATGGaaagtatgtttttctttttagataagcaattttttaattaattatctacTCGCTTGTATTTGTAAAACTAATTCAGAGTTCTTTGCGATTAATAAACTTGCTTGTTGTGGTTGTATGACATAACACGACTGTCGAAATGTGGATTTGTTATTGTGTATAATATGAAACGTTAGTGCTATACTAGTATCGCGTCTGGACGCGAAATAATTGTTATATGCATTTTAAATTAGATAAACATAGATAAGCATCTAGATTCAGTTATTAGTTGAGTGTTAGGCTCCTGGTGCTATGCTTCTGGGATTTCCTAACTTCTTCAATGAAACTCAGATAGAATTTAGACAAActgtattaattaaaataggcGCTGATTGTGCAAAAGGCCGAGAAATTTATGTTGCGCGGTCGCAGAGAGCTGAGCGAGTGTGTGTGCCGCGCCGCGATGTCTCGGAGCTCGCATCGCGCGAGTGGTGGAGGCACGAAGATTGCCGAGGATCCCCGAGGCGATGTAGGCAGGTTGTAGGTGTAGGCGTTCCGGTCGGAACATACTCCCCGGGTTGAAGAGCTGTGTCTTCAAGAAGTTGAAACAGGAAGGGGGCATATGTTGTTGTATGCCCTTGTGATGGTCCCCTTCTTTGTCAGGATCTCCGCGACTCGGCTGCGGCCATCAGGACCCGGCTTGACGTCGGTCACTCTTCCCAGCAGCCAGAGTAGCGGGGGTTGGTTCACGTCCTTGATCAAGACCATGGTGCCGGTCTTCAAGTCTTGTCCATCTGTCTGCCATTTTGTGCGTTGCTGGAGAAGAGATACATATTCGTTAGCGTAACGCTGCCAAAAATGGTGACGCAACTTCTCAATCCTCTCGTGACGCTCAAGTTGCTGAAGGTTGACGTCGGCGACCTGAGGACCAGGGACTGAGGTGAGTGGCCGTCCAATTAGGAAATGGGCAGGGGACAAGTAAGAAAGATCAGAAGGATCGGAGGATAGAGGCGTCAAGGGTCTGGAATTTAAAATAGCCTCTATCTGAATCAGACATGTGGAGAGCTCTTCATATGTTAAATGAGTGAGATTAAGTACTCTACGAAGCAAATGTTTGGTGGATTTTACGGCTGATTCCCATAAACCCCCGAAGTGGGGTGAGTAGGCAGGAATGAATTTGAAATCGATGCCATGATTGGCAATATCTGCCTCTATATCTTTGGAGGAACTTTCAAGAAGACGTGTGAGCTCGTTGAACGCTCCGACGAAGTTGGTGCCGTTGTCGCAGTAGACGCGTCGAGATTTGCCACGACGAGCCGTGAAACGGGAAAAGGCTGCGAGGAATCCCTCCTTAGTGAGGTCGGACACCAGCTCCAGGTGGACGGCTCTGACTGCAAAGCAGACAAACACACAGATATAAGACTTGTGCAATCTGCACCCTCTACCTTTGCGGTCTGCTATCAGCACTGGCCCGGCATAATCTACTCCTACATTTAAGAGTGGGAACTCAAGATGTGTTCTGTCGGTAGGTAGATTTCCCATTTTGATTTGGATGGGTTGTGACTTGAAGCGTACACAACGTACGCACTGGCGGACGATCTTCTTAGAAAGGTTTTTACCATTTAATGGCCAGTAACTAAGTCGTATGTTGGCTAATAATATTTGAGGTCCAGCATGAACAAACATTTGTGCATGGCTTCGAATATGAGTTTGGTTAAATGATGGTTACTGCCAAGTAGTATGGGGTGCTTAACATCATAAGTGTAGTGTGAGTTATCTAAGCGACCACCCACACGGATTATGTCCTGTGAATCAATAAATGGAGAAAGGCTAATTAATCTGTTTTTCTTATGCAGgctttgattatttttacGGATTTTGTATTCATCAGGAAACATTTCCTGTTGGGCAGATCTGATGATAAGGGTCTTTGCTGACTGAAGGTCTGAAGATGTTAAAGAGCCTGAGCTTTTAGGGTTGGATTTACAATTTTGAATGAATCTGAGTACGTAAGCAATAACTCggattaactttgttattgATGAAGATTTATGAATGAGGgcagaaattaaattattagagCTGCAGTCATTTGTTTCATCTGCAACATCCGCGTGCATCACAACTTCAGGCAGTACAAGATTTTGTAAGAGGGGAGATGGGGGAAAATCGATTTCTTTATGTTTGAGGAAATCGGGACCTGACCACCAAAGAGTTGAAGAGCCAATGGAATCAGCTTTCATCCCCCGTGAGTTTAAATCAGCCGGGTTGCTTTTAGACGGCACGTAGCTCCACGTCTGGTTGATCGTAGCTTCTTGAATTTCGCTCACTCTGTTGCGGACGAAACTATTGAGTCTACTCGGTGACGCAGACAGCCATCCCAGCACAATGGTAGAGTCGCACCAGAAGTAGCAGTGGCTCAAAGGAAGGGTAAGTGACTGGCGTACCTTAAGGTAGAGACGTGTGCCTAACAACGCGCCACACAACTCTAGGCGAGGAATCGTGGATGCTTTGATGGGTGAAACCTTGTGTTTTGATGCTAGCAGGCGAACACTGACGGAGCCGTCGACTGCTACTGCTCTTACATAGACACACGCCCCGTATGCCTTTTCAGAAGCGTCTGTAAAGGTGTGGTATTCAATTAAAACTGAAGAGTCACATAGGACCCAGCGAGGAATTCGGATGGAATTAAGAGCTGGAAGTGACTGAATAAAATCattgaatttaagttttatgtCTGTGGGAACGCTAGAGTCCCAATCACATTTTTGAATCCACAGATGCTGTAAGAGCATTTTAGCCAGTACCACACATGGTCCTACTAGGCCCATGGGGTCAAAGACCTGGCTAACAATTGATAGTATGGTacgttttgtaattttgtttggGACAGTCAATTCAATTGTAAAAAACAAGTTATCTAAATTAGAATCCCAATACAGGCCAAGAGTTTTACTGGGGGAAGCATCATTTAAGTTAAGGGTTTTTTCTATGTTGTGTTTgtcaaaatttgaaattgattctaatattgatttattgttCGACTGCCACTTTCTAAGATTAAATTTTGCTGATCCGAGCGTCTGAACAACCCCATTGCATAGCTCGACAACTGAGTCTACTGTGTCTCCTCCGCTTAAGAAATCGTCTACGTAAAAATCGTGCTTGAGAGAGTCTCTTACTGCTGGTTCTGTAGACTGGTCTGCGAGTGACGTTAAACATTTGGTTGCGAGATATGCGGCTGCAGCTGTTCCATAAGTCAAAGTTTTAAGAGTGTAGGATTTTAAGGGCTCGGATCTGTCGAATctgaataatatttgttgTAACGAGCGCTGATGAGGCTCTACTAAAACTGCACGGTACATTTTTTCGACGTCGCCCGTTACAACAAATTTATGTTGCCTAAATCGCAGTAAGATTGATAGCAAGTCGTCCTGAACTGTTGGCCCTACCATCTGGATATCGTTGAAAGACTTGCCTGAGCTGGTACGGGCTGAGCAGTCGTACACGACTCTCAATTTTGTGGTGGTGCTGGACTCTCGAACCACCCCATGATGTGGCAtgtagtattttttatcagaAGAATGATGCAATGTATTTTCTGACATGTGATCAAGAGCGATGTATTCATGcatgaattttaaatatctgtCCTTTAAAAGAGAATCGCGCTCCAGCTTGCGCTCTAAGGCGTAGAATCTACGCTGAGCCATTGTATAAGAGTCACCTAGGCTTTCAGGCGAGTCTTTCAACGGTATCGTTACCACAAATTGACCATTATCGTCGCGACGTGTGGTTTTCTGAAAGAGTTCCTCACAGGCTTGTTCCTCATTGGAGAAACACTTTCCGGCAGGTACCGAGTCCAACTCCCAAAAACGAGTAAGTTGGTCTGACTCTTCAGTCGAAAGAAAGTGACATGCTGGGGGTTGATGACGATTCATTGATGTATGTACACACCCTGATATAAGCCAACCGAATTGTGATGATTGCAAGTTAGGTTGTTTATGACCTAGCTTAATTGAGTTGGAACCTAAGACGTCCCAAAATACTTCAGCGCCAACTAAGATGTCAACAACTGAAGGTATGTTGAAGGTAGGATCTGCTAGCTGAAGACCTGGCGGTATGGGAATCGACTGTGTGTCTATGTAAGAGCCAGGGAGAGCAGTTGTGATTTTAGGTAGAATGTAACAACCTATGTTTGTCCTATAGTCACCCACGCAAGAATAAATAGTTACGTCACACATTTCAGAGGAGCTAGAAACTTGATCATTTATACCTGAGACGGTGGAGCTGGTGCTGCGTCTTACCAAGCCCAGCTTGCCACAGAGGTCTTGGGTGATGAAGTTGGAGGTGCTCCCGTTGTCTAGGAGAAGTCTAGCAGAGTGCAGGTTCCCATCGACGTCGGCAACTCTCGCCATAGCTGTGGAAAGCAGGACAATACCTCTGTTACATGCGGATGTTGGAGAAGAAATAATGTTGGTGGACAATGCTACATTGTCACCGTTGTCATTATCTTGAAATACTTCCCTGTGAAGCAGGGTGTTGTGCCTATATTTGCAATATTTACAATGAGACAACGTGCATGATTTTGCAGAATGACCTGGCCTGAGGCAATTCATACAAACATTGCTCTCAGAAGCTTTCTTTATTCTTGCCTCAATGTCGAGTTTTCTAAAAGATTCACAAGTGAATAGAAAATGAGCATCTGTGAGCACATAGggcatttgtttttatgttgaaattgtttatgttttgttgttgaatgaaagttttttatttgtttattggaATCCTGATGGGAACTAATAGTtgtggctgatgatgatgatgacgacttgtttttatttacgaACTTGCTGTTGTCGTTTAAAGTTTCGATTAGATCTGCCCTATTCGACAAAAATGACGTGAATTGTTTTAAAGATGGTGAAGagtttattgaatttttgaaCTCTTCCCATTGCCTGTTGGTCGAGGGGTCTAATTTTTTGGTCATGATGAAGATAATTAAGGTGTCCCAATTATCCACTGGTTCACCGAGTGAAGACAGTGCACGCAGATTTTTGTTGGTGACATCAATGACATTTCTAAGGGCTTGGCTTGATTCCCGTTGGATAGGTTCAACATTGAACAGAGCCTGGACGTGATTGTTGACGAGAAGGCGAGTGTTGTCGTACCGTTCGCTGAGTAACTGCCAAGCAATGTCGTAGTTCGCCTCCGTTAAGTCCAAACTTTGCACAATAATTGATGCACTACCTTTCAATGCTGCGCGAAGATAATGGAATTTGTTAATGTTTGATATGGaactattattatgtatgagaGAAATATACGTATCTCGGAATTGGAGCCAGTGCTGATAGTCGCCGTCAAAGTGAGGTAAGTCTATCTTGGGAAGTCTCACGAAGTCGTGCTTGCAACCAGAGCCGCTGGAGCGGGCGCCGTCCAGGctgggcgcgggggcggcgggggcgggcgcggcggccagCAGCTCGCGCGCGCGGGACAGCTGCGCGTAGTACTGCGTCTCGAACTGCTCGCGCTCGCTGTACCGCTCGTCCACGTCCTCCGACAAAAGCTCCAGCTCCGTCTGTAACGCGTCGAATTCACTATACAGCACTTCCAATCTACTGACACGCATTTCTAATTCTAATACCTGGGATGGAGTAAGAGAATGACCACTATCAGGCATTAGTTTTAAAAAGGTCATGAACTGAGTCATTTTTGCTTTGTAGCTTCCACGCTTCTTAACAAGCTCCCCCAATTTAGCGACAGACATAATGAAGATTTAAGGCAAAAGAAAGATGTCTAAGCTATAAGAAAGGCGGGATTAAGCAGTTAAAAGTTAAGCAAATAAGTTAAGTTACTCACATACAAAGAAGTACCTAAGATGAGTAACACTGTAAGTGTACGATAAAGagcgtgaaaaaaaaataagccacaaatattaataaaccTACTATAGGTATGGTAAGACAGCTGTTATTAATGTATAACTAAGAGAAATGCACAAATAAATGTCTAAAGGAATTTACGTATTACGTAACAAGCCACGTTATACGATTCAAGACAAGTATAAATAACAAAGTATTTCGCAATTCTACACAAAAAAAGATGTTTTAATAAGCAAGTTACGTGaataatacatacaataaatgtatttgtgTGTATCTATAACTGGAGAATGTTATTCAATACAAGCCATAAAACACGCTTAACCTTGACATTGACGACGGCTAGCTGATAAGCGAACAAAAGGTGCTAATGGGTTTTTAAGTGCGTTGAATTTTATTGCTATTATGAATGAACAGCTGATGTGTAAATATGCTATAAGTATCTAT is a window of Plutella xylostella chromosome 17, ilPluXylo3.1, whole genome shotgun sequence DNA encoding:
- the LOC125489791 gene encoding uncharacterized protein LOC125489791 — protein: MARVADVDGNLHSARLLLDNGSTSNFITQDLCGKLGLVRRSTSSTVSVRAVHLELVSDLTKEGFLAAFSRFTARRGKSRRVYCDNGTNFVGAFNELTRLLESSSKDIEQRTKWQTDGQDLKTGTMVLIKDVNQPPLLWLLGRVTDVKPGPDGRSRVAEILTKKGTITRAYNNICPLPVSTS